A window from Populus trichocarpa isolate Nisqually-1 chromosome 3, P.trichocarpa_v4.1, whole genome shotgun sequence encodes these proteins:
- the LOC18096753 gene encoding protein ROOT HAIR DEFECTIVE 3 isoform X1 yields the protein MEKSDGCCSTHLIDGDGMFNDTGLEQLIKEVRLGECGLSYAIVSIMGPQSSGKSTLLNHLFGTSFREMDAFKGRSQTTKGIWLARCAGIEPCTLVMDLEGTDGRERGEDDTAFEKQSALFALAVSDIVLINMWCHDIGREQAANKPLLKTVFQVMMRLFSPRKTTLMFVIRDKTRTPLENLEPVLREDIQKIWDSVPKPEAHKETRLSEFFNVEVVALSSYEEKEEQFKEQVASLRQRFFHSIAPGGLAGDRRGVVPASGFSFSAQEIWKVIKENKDLDLPAHKVMVATVRCEEIANEKYGSFVANEKWCQMEEAVESGPVSGFGKKLSAILNISLSEYDAEAIYFDEGVRSAKRKQLEEKLLQLVQPAHQSMLGHIRSGTLEKFKEAFDKALNAGEGFSLAAQTCTQSYMAQFDEWCADAVIEQANWDTSKVRDKLRRDIDAHIASVHAAKLSELTLSFEAKLNAALSGPVEALLDGANSETWSAIKKLLLRETESAVAGFCNAIFGFDMDEQSKDKLIASLENYGRGVVEAKAREESGRVLIRMKDRFSMLFSHDSDSMPRIWTGKEDIRAITKTARSASLKLLSVMAAIRLDDDVDSIETTLSSALMDAKNNAAVKDRSIIPFDPLASNSWEKIPSSRTLITPVQCKSLWRQFKTETEYTVTQAISAQEAHKRNNNWLPPPWAILALVVLGFNEFMTLLRNPLYLGVIFVGFLLIKALWVQLDISGEFRNGALPGLLSLSSKFVPTIMNLLKRLAEEGQKPATADPQRNATKSFQNGSSSFSDSSSSASSGVTSPKQGTEYSNTLKDD from the exons ATGG AAAAGAGCGATGGTTGCTGTTCTACTCACCTTATTGATGGAGATGGTATGTTTAATGATACTGGATTAGAACAATTAATCAAGGAAGTGAGATTGGGCGAATGTGGATTGTCATATGCTATAGTCTCCATTATGGGCCCACAAAGTAGTG GGAAGAGCACTTTGTTGAATCATTTGTTTGGTACCAGCTTTAGAGAGATGGATGCTTTTAAAGGAAG gtctCAAACCACTAAGGGAATTTGGTTGGCAAGATGTGCTGGTATTGAACCCTGTACTCTTGTAATGGATTTGGAGGGAACTGATGGAAGAGAACGTGGAGAG GATGATACAGCATTTGAGAAACAGAGTGCCCTTTTTGCCCTTGCTGTCTCAGATATAGTATTGATTAACAT GTGGTGTCACGATATTGGTCGTGAGCAAGCTGCAAATAAGCCTCTTTTAAAGACTGTATTTCAG GTCATGATGCGATTATTCAGTCCacgcaaaacaactttgatgtTTGTCATACGTGACAAAACAAGG ACACCATTGGAGAATTTAGAACCTGTTCTAAGAGAGGACATTCAGAAG ATATGGGACTCTGTTCCCAAGCCAGAAGCTCACAAGGAAACTCGATTGAGTGAATTCTTTAAT GTTGAAGTTGTTGCTCTTTCTagttatgaagaaaaagaagagcaatTCAAGGAGCAG GTTGCTAGTTTGAGACAGCGATTTTTCCATTCTATTGCACCTGGTGGGCTCGCTGGAGATCGTAGGGGTGTAGTTCCTGCTTCAGGTTTCTCTTTCAGTGCACAGGAAATCTGGAAAGTTATTAAGGAAAATAAGGACCTTGACCTTCCTGCCCACAAG GTTATGGTTGCTACTGTACGCTGTGAAGAAATTGCCAACGAAAAATATGGTAGTTTTGTTGCAAATGAG AAGTGGTGTCAAATGGAAGAGGCTGTAGAATCTGGTCCAGTCTCTGGCTTTGGAAAGAAGCTTAGTGCAATTCTAAATATTAGTTTGTCTGA GTATGATGCCGAAGCTATTTATTTTGACGAAGGAGTAAGATCTGCAAAGCGAAAGCAGCTTGAGGAAAAATTGCTCCAA CTTGTCCAACCAGCACATCAATCCATGTTGGGTCATATAAGGTCTGgaactcttgaaaaattcaaggAAGCATTTGATAAAGCTTTGAATGCAGGAGAAGGGTTCTCTTTGGCTGCTCAAACTTGCACTCAGTCTTACATGGCTCAATTTGATGAATGGTGTGCAG ATGCTGTCATTGAACAAGCAAACTGGGACACATCTAAAGTGCGGGATAAGCTACGTCGTGATATAGATGCACATATTGCTTCTGTCCATGCTGCCAAACTCTCTGAACTTACTTTGTCATTCGAG GCAAAACTAAATGCGGCATTATCAGGGCCTGTTGAAGCTCTTTTAGATGGAGCTAATAGTGAGACATGGTCAGCCATAAAGAAACTTCTGCTGCGTGAGACAGAATCAGCTGTTGCTGGGTTCTGTAATGCAATCTTTGGTTTTGACATGGATGAACAATCTAAGGACAAATTAATTGCAAGTCTGGAGAATTATGGAAGAGGTGTCGTTGAGGCAAAAGCAAGAGAAGAATCTGGAAGGGTCCTGATCCGTATGAAAGACAG GTTTTCAATGTTGTTTAGCCATGACTCTGATTCAATGCCACGAATTTGGACCGGAAAGGAGGACATTCGAGCAATTACCAAAACTGCACGCTCTGCA TCTTTGAAGTTGTTATCTGTAATGGCTGCAATCCGTCTGGATGATGATGTTGACAGTATTGAGACTACACTATCGTCTGCTTTGATGGATGCAAAGAACAATGCTGCTGTTAAAGACAGAAGTATCATACCATTTGACCCACTGGCCTCGAACTCTTGGGAAAAG ATTCCATCCTCAAGGACATTGATCACACCTGTCCAGTGCAAATCTTTGTGGAGGCAATTCAAGACAGAGACAGAGTACACTGTTACCCAGGCCATTTCTGCACAG gAAGCCCACAAACGTAATAACAACTGGTTACCACCCCCATGGGCAATCCTCGCCTTGGTTGTGTTAGGATTTAATGAGTTTATGACACTTTTGAG AAATCCTTTGTATTTGGGTGTCATCTTTGTAGGTTTTCTACTCATTAAAGCCTTATGGGTGCAGTTAGACATTTCAGGCGAATTCCGCAATGGTGCT CTTCCGGGGCTTCTTTCCTTATCTTCAAAGTTCGTTCCCACTATCATGAATCTTCTCAAAAGACTAGCAGAAGAGGGGCAGAAACCTGCGACTGCAGATCCTCAGAGAAATGCaacaaaaagttttcagaaTGGATCAAGCTCTTTTAGTGATTCCTCATCAAGCGCTTCCTCTGGTGTTACGTCACCAAAACAAGGGACCGAGTACTCGAACACCTTGAAAGATGACTAG
- the LOC18096753 gene encoding protein ROOT HAIR DEFECTIVE 3 isoform X2, protein MFNDTGLEQLIKEVRLGECGLSYAIVSIMGPQSSGKSTLLNHLFGTSFREMDAFKGRSQTTKGIWLARCAGIEPCTLVMDLEGTDGRERGEDDTAFEKQSALFALAVSDIVLINMWCHDIGREQAANKPLLKTVFQVMMRLFSPRKTTLMFVIRDKTRTPLENLEPVLREDIQKIWDSVPKPEAHKETRLSEFFNVEVVALSSYEEKEEQFKEQVASLRQRFFHSIAPGGLAGDRRGVVPASGFSFSAQEIWKVIKENKDLDLPAHKVMVATVRCEEIANEKYGSFVANEKWCQMEEAVESGPVSGFGKKLSAILNISLSEYDAEAIYFDEGVRSAKRKQLEEKLLQLVQPAHQSMLGHIRSGTLEKFKEAFDKALNAGEGFSLAAQTCTQSYMAQFDEWCADAVIEQANWDTSKVRDKLRRDIDAHIASVHAAKLSELTLSFEAKLNAALSGPVEALLDGANSETWSAIKKLLLRETESAVAGFCNAIFGFDMDEQSKDKLIASLENYGRGVVEAKAREESGRVLIRMKDRFSMLFSHDSDSMPRIWTGKEDIRAITKTARSASLKLLSVMAAIRLDDDVDSIETTLSSALMDAKNNAAVKDRSIIPFDPLASNSWEKIPSSRTLITPVQCKSLWRQFKTETEYTVTQAISAQEAHKRNNNWLPPPWAILALVVLGFNEFMTLLRNPLYLGVIFVGFLLIKALWVQLDISGEFRNGALPGLLSLSSKFVPTIMNLLKRLAEEGQKPATADPQRNATKSFQNGSSSFSDSSSSASSGVTSPKQGTEYSNTLKDD, encoded by the exons ATGTTTAATGATACTGGATTAGAACAATTAATCAAGGAAGTGAGATTGGGCGAATGTGGATTGTCATATGCTATAGTCTCCATTATGGGCCCACAAAGTAGTG GGAAGAGCACTTTGTTGAATCATTTGTTTGGTACCAGCTTTAGAGAGATGGATGCTTTTAAAGGAAG gtctCAAACCACTAAGGGAATTTGGTTGGCAAGATGTGCTGGTATTGAACCCTGTACTCTTGTAATGGATTTGGAGGGAACTGATGGAAGAGAACGTGGAGAG GATGATACAGCATTTGAGAAACAGAGTGCCCTTTTTGCCCTTGCTGTCTCAGATATAGTATTGATTAACAT GTGGTGTCACGATATTGGTCGTGAGCAAGCTGCAAATAAGCCTCTTTTAAAGACTGTATTTCAG GTCATGATGCGATTATTCAGTCCacgcaaaacaactttgatgtTTGTCATACGTGACAAAACAAGG ACACCATTGGAGAATTTAGAACCTGTTCTAAGAGAGGACATTCAGAAG ATATGGGACTCTGTTCCCAAGCCAGAAGCTCACAAGGAAACTCGATTGAGTGAATTCTTTAAT GTTGAAGTTGTTGCTCTTTCTagttatgaagaaaaagaagagcaatTCAAGGAGCAG GTTGCTAGTTTGAGACAGCGATTTTTCCATTCTATTGCACCTGGTGGGCTCGCTGGAGATCGTAGGGGTGTAGTTCCTGCTTCAGGTTTCTCTTTCAGTGCACAGGAAATCTGGAAAGTTATTAAGGAAAATAAGGACCTTGACCTTCCTGCCCACAAG GTTATGGTTGCTACTGTACGCTGTGAAGAAATTGCCAACGAAAAATATGGTAGTTTTGTTGCAAATGAG AAGTGGTGTCAAATGGAAGAGGCTGTAGAATCTGGTCCAGTCTCTGGCTTTGGAAAGAAGCTTAGTGCAATTCTAAATATTAGTTTGTCTGA GTATGATGCCGAAGCTATTTATTTTGACGAAGGAGTAAGATCTGCAAAGCGAAAGCAGCTTGAGGAAAAATTGCTCCAA CTTGTCCAACCAGCACATCAATCCATGTTGGGTCATATAAGGTCTGgaactcttgaaaaattcaaggAAGCATTTGATAAAGCTTTGAATGCAGGAGAAGGGTTCTCTTTGGCTGCTCAAACTTGCACTCAGTCTTACATGGCTCAATTTGATGAATGGTGTGCAG ATGCTGTCATTGAACAAGCAAACTGGGACACATCTAAAGTGCGGGATAAGCTACGTCGTGATATAGATGCACATATTGCTTCTGTCCATGCTGCCAAACTCTCTGAACTTACTTTGTCATTCGAG GCAAAACTAAATGCGGCATTATCAGGGCCTGTTGAAGCTCTTTTAGATGGAGCTAATAGTGAGACATGGTCAGCCATAAAGAAACTTCTGCTGCGTGAGACAGAATCAGCTGTTGCTGGGTTCTGTAATGCAATCTTTGGTTTTGACATGGATGAACAATCTAAGGACAAATTAATTGCAAGTCTGGAGAATTATGGAAGAGGTGTCGTTGAGGCAAAAGCAAGAGAAGAATCTGGAAGGGTCCTGATCCGTATGAAAGACAG GTTTTCAATGTTGTTTAGCCATGACTCTGATTCAATGCCACGAATTTGGACCGGAAAGGAGGACATTCGAGCAATTACCAAAACTGCACGCTCTGCA TCTTTGAAGTTGTTATCTGTAATGGCTGCAATCCGTCTGGATGATGATGTTGACAGTATTGAGACTACACTATCGTCTGCTTTGATGGATGCAAAGAACAATGCTGCTGTTAAAGACAGAAGTATCATACCATTTGACCCACTGGCCTCGAACTCTTGGGAAAAG ATTCCATCCTCAAGGACATTGATCACACCTGTCCAGTGCAAATCTTTGTGGAGGCAATTCAAGACAGAGACAGAGTACACTGTTACCCAGGCCATTTCTGCACAG gAAGCCCACAAACGTAATAACAACTGGTTACCACCCCCATGGGCAATCCTCGCCTTGGTTGTGTTAGGATTTAATGAGTTTATGACACTTTTGAG AAATCCTTTGTATTTGGGTGTCATCTTTGTAGGTTTTCTACTCATTAAAGCCTTATGGGTGCAGTTAGACATTTCAGGCGAATTCCGCAATGGTGCT CTTCCGGGGCTTCTTTCCTTATCTTCAAAGTTCGTTCCCACTATCATGAATCTTCTCAAAAGACTAGCAGAAGAGGGGCAGAAACCTGCGACTGCAGATCCTCAGAGAAATGCaacaaaaagttttcagaaTGGATCAAGCTCTTTTAGTGATTCCTCATCAAGCGCTTCCTCTGGTGTTACGTCACCAAAACAAGGGACCGAGTACTCGAACACCTTGAAAGATGACTAG